Genomic window (Nitrospirales bacterium LBB_01):
GCGCAGGTTTCATAGGTTCAAACGTAGTTGATGGGTACATTAACGAAGGTCATGAAGTTGTAATTATAGATAATTTAAGCACCGGAAAGATGGAAAATGTAAACAAGAAAGCAAAATTTTATCTGATGGATTTATGCTCCAAAGAGTGTTCAAAAGTCTTTGAGATAGAGCGCCCTGATGTAGTAAATCATCATGGGGCACAGATTTCCGTGCCTGCCTCTGTAGATAATCCAATGTTTGACGCCAACATAAATATTTTAGGATTTTTGAATATTATGCAGCTATCTGTAAAGTTTGGCGTAAAGAAGTTCATTTTTATATCCTCAGGCGGTGCGGTTTATGGTGAGGCAGGAGACACGCCTGCTTCTGAGAGTGCTCCCACAACTCCTCTTTCACCCTACGCTATAACCAAACTGTCAGCCGAATACTATCTGAATTTTTATCGTCACCAATACGGGCTTAATTACACGGTTTTAAGATATGCCAATGTGTTTGGACAAAGACAAACCCCTTATGCTGAGGCCGGAGTTGTCGCTATTTTTATGGAAAAACTTATAGCTGGGATAGTTCCAGTGATTTATAGTTTTCCTGATGAACCTGATGGTATGATACGAGACTATTGTTATGTTAAAGACGTGGTGAGGGCAAACTTAATGGCACTAACTGAGGGCGCAGGGCATGTGATAAACATCGGCACCTCAGTAGAAACTACAACCGGAGAACTTTACAGAACCATACTTGAGTGTGCAAGAGAAAAGGGATTTGCAAAAGAGGACAAATTCAGTGTGCCTACAAAGGGGCCGGCTCGCCCCGGTGATTTAAGAAAAAGCACAATGGACATATCTAAGGCTGAGTCGGTGCTCAGCTTGAAACCACTGTACTCTTTAAAATCTGGACTTTCCGAGACGTTTGATTTCTATATGGGAAAACAGTATCCAAAATTATAGAAGGACTTTAAGTTTTCCCAGTTATTGACAAGACCGTTCGTTTGACGCTATATTATTTCATGATTGTTGGAACTATAGAAAGAGATTTAGACTTAACGGAAATCATCAACGGAGAGGAAATCATGGGGCCTAGTCCATTTGGAATACATCAGAGGATTGTTGGCATACTGCAAGACATTATACGCCAATATATTAAATTAAAGAATCTAGGAGAGATATATTTGTCTCCGCTTGACGTAATCTTTGAAGAAGGTATTAACAGGCTGCAGCCCGATATATTGTTTATCAGGAAAGATAATATGGGTATCTTTCAGGACTGGATACGAGGCGTTCCGGATATGGTTTGTGAGGTTGTATCACCAGGCAGTTATGAGAAGGATACTGCGGTTAAGAAGGCTGTCTATGAGAAATACCAGGTACCGGAGTACTGGGTAGTGATGCCTGAGTTACAAACGATTGAGATATTAACCATTGAAGGCGATAAGTACAAGCTGCATTCCTTTGCTGCGCTTGAAGGTGTGGTTAAATCTAAAGTCATAGAAGGGTTGCAAGTTAACATTAATGATATATTTGAATAACCTGCTGTTCTGATC
Coding sequences:
- a CDS encoding NAD-dependent epimerase/dehydratase family protein, coding for MKILVTGGAGFIGSNVVDGYINEGHEVVIIDNLSTGKMENVNKKAKFYLMDLCSKECSKVFEIERPDVVNHHGAQISVPASVDNPMFDANINILGFLNIMQLSVKFGVKKFIFISSGGAVYGEAGDTPASESAPTTPLSPYAITKLSAEYYLNFYRHQYGLNYTVLRYANVFGQRQTPYAEAGVVAIFMEKLIAGIVPVIYSFPDEPDGMIRDYCYVKDVVRANLMALTEGAGHVINIGTSVETTTGELYRTILECAREKGFAKEDKFSVPTKGPARPGDLRKSTMDISKAESVLSLKPLYSLKSGLSETFDFYMGKQYPKL
- a CDS encoding Uma2 family endonuclease codes for the protein MIVGTIERDLDLTEIINGEEIMGPSPFGIHQRIVGILQDIIRQYIKLKNLGEIYLSPLDVIFEEGINRLQPDILFIRKDNMGIFQDWIRGVPDMVCEVVSPGSYEKDTAVKKAVYEKYQVPEYWVVMPELQTIEILTIEGDKYKLHSFAALEGVVKSKVIEGLQVNINDIFE